From Bacteroidales bacterium:
TTAAATACTATATATCAACTATTTATTTTTGGATAAAATCAATCCGCCAATCGGCAAATAAGGAAAAAGTCATTTAATCTGGCTTGATCATGGAATATTTAATCATTAGCCATCTCCTGGTCTATGCTTGAGGTAGCAAAGAACCTGATGAAATAGATATGCTGTAAGGGCGAGATCTACCCACAATCTCCCTTAACAAGAGAAAAATCATCAAATGCAATCAATTGACTCTTAGAGAATCTAGAATAACATTGATAAATATCAAAGAAACAATTTAGTTGTTTATAAATCTTTGTATTATTTTACTACCTTATAAGATTTCTTTCATGCCACCTGTTTGAAAAAGAAAAATCGACCCAATAAAAAATAATGAAAGAAGACCAATCCCATCACCCGCACAAAGAATTTCTGGAAGGCCTGATCTCAGGAGATCGCCGGTTCTGTTCCCGGTATGCCCATAAATACCTGGAAGAAAACCCATCCATTCAGGATCTTTACGAAGATGTCTTTAAGACTTCCCTCTACGAAATAGGCAAATTCTGGGAGTACAACAAAATTAGTGTCGCCACCGAACACCTGGCCTCGGCAATCGTGGAAGCCATCCTCAATGAATTTTATC
This genomic window contains:
- a CDS encoding B12-binding domain-containing protein gives rise to the protein MKEDQSHHPHKEFLEGLISGDRRFCSRYAHKYLEENPSIQDLYEDVFKTSLYEIGKFWEYNKISVATEHLASAIVEAILNEFY